A single window of Candidatus Manganitrophaceae bacterium DNA harbors:
- a CDS encoding PilZ domain-containing protein, which translates to MQNRRTRARVPVISIARLTPQGVQSKQYVLVRDISTEGLGIYSQEKYQKGDLVLIELTLTHENEKINESIPGEVVWTQPLPDKVHYAVGIRIDSMELEKPKLYEQIKLIEESNKRDS; encoded by the coding sequence ATGCAAAACAGAAGAACGCGTGCCCGGGTTCCGGTGATCTCGATTGCCCGTCTGACGCCCCAAGGGGTGCAGTCAAAACAGTATGTCCTGGTCCGAGACATTTCAACCGAGGGTCTTGGGATCTACAGTCAGGAAAAGTATCAAAAGGGAGATCTCGTCCTGATCGAATTAACGCTGACCCATGAAAACGAGAAAATCAACGAATCGATCCCGGGCGAAGTGGTCTGGACGCAGCCGCTTCCCGATAAAGTCCACTATGCGGTTGGAATCAGAATTGACAGCATGGAATTGGAAAAACCGAAACTGTATGAACAGATCAAGCTGATCGAAGAGAGTAACAAACGGGACTCTTAA
- a CDS encoding DNRLRE domain-containing protein, which yields MTRHLLQRLVAAFSTGVVAVLSSATLTTAADPSPLTAAATIMLTPTADTYLDLNASVNSGGETLSLYTWPDHRIANAALMKFDVSGIVPGAVIQSATLTLSLVSTDTKSDPTYMVTVHKILHKNPDLSKATGSTYDGVNAWSASGCCNDNIPMAQGDISAAYDRHTVDQTRGNKSWNIRTMVQEWVNNPSTNYGLLLNPDPTKPADHYRTFASMEHPAPSRRPSLQIIYSVANPGERSAPTGLTAKAGSASQIVLNWNPSTNSVGLAGYRVYRNGIQIGTTALTLYSDTGLEASTTYRYSISAYDASGMVSEPSAAVSATTLAPPDTTAPVISGMMVSDITGSDATIRWTTNEPADTQVEYGTTATYGAFTSIVTAPATAHTQRLTGLSPSTLYHFRARSRDAAGNPALSGDGTFTTAALADTTAPSIPTALTASAISASQIVLSWTASTDNVSVSGYRVYRNGTLVGTTPWVGYKDTGLAPSTTYHYSIAAYDAAENASAQAAAVSVTTPAPPDITPPLLSGIGAKVTPTGLALLWTTDEPATSQIEYGTTTTYGMLSTFDPALVLSHQVTLNDLKGATTYHYRIISQDTARNKATSGDNTFTTALPPDVTPPSLSDITAGEITLSSAVVRWTTDELADTQIEYGATPAYGFSTPMMFALMKRHSQNLTGLLPSTRYHYRVKSRDGDGNLAVSPDATFTTASPPDTIEPSMPTGLTAVAVSPTQITVAWNPSTDNIGVAGYRLYRNGLLAATLNSQIYSDTLLEPDAAYRYTVAAYDAAGNLSALSAPATTHTPPLR from the coding sequence ATGACGCGACACCTTCTACAGCGACTGGTTGCAGCATTCTCAACAGGGGTTGTGGCGGTTCTCTCCTCTGCCACTCTTACCACCGCAGCGGACCCCTCCCCTCTCACCGCAGCAGCGACGATCATGCTGACCCCCACGGCCGATACCTATTTGGACCTCAACGCGTCGGTGAACAGCGGCGGAGAAACGCTCAGCCTCTATACCTGGCCCGACCATCGGATTGCCAATGCGGCCTTGATGAAGTTTGACGTGAGCGGCATCGTACCGGGCGCGGTGATTCAAAGTGCAACGCTGACCCTCTCTTTGGTGAGCACAGATACCAAGAGCGATCCCACCTACATGGTCACCGTCCATAAGATTCTTCACAAGAACCCCGATCTCTCCAAAGCGACCGGGTCTACCTATGACGGCGTCAACGCCTGGAGCGCCAGCGGTTGTTGCAACGACAACATACCGATGGCTCAGGGGGACATCTCGGCGGCCTATGACCGTCATACGGTCGACCAGACACGGGGAAACAAGAGCTGGAATATCCGAACGATGGTACAGGAGTGGGTGAACAATCCCTCGACCAACTATGGGCTGCTGCTCAACCCCGATCCGACCAAACCGGCCGACCATTATCGGACCTTTGCCAGCATGGAGCATCCCGCTCCTTCACGCCGCCCTTCGCTTCAAATCATTTACTCGGTCGCCAACCCGGGGGAGCGGTCGGCGCCGACCGGTCTCACCGCCAAAGCGGGCTCCGCCAGTCAAATCGTCCTGAACTGGAACCCCTCCACAAACAGCGTCGGATTGGCCGGCTATCGGGTCTACCGAAACGGCATTCAGATCGGCACCACCGCTTTAACTCTTTATTCCGATACCGGCCTGGAGGCTTCAACCACCTACCGTTACAGTATCTCGGCCTATGACGCGAGCGGGATGGTCTCGGAGCCGTCGGCTGCGGTGAGCGCCACGACCCTCGCCCCACCCGACACCACGGCGCCGGTGATTTCGGGGATGATGGTTTCGGATATCACCGGCAGCGATGCCACCATCCGCTGGACAACCAATGAGCCGGCCGACACCCAGGTGGAATATGGAACCACGGCCACCTATGGGGCATTCACCTCGATTGTAACCGCGCCGGCCACTGCACATACGCAACGATTGACCGGACTGAGTCCTTCGACGCTTTACCACTTCCGGGCGCGGAGTAGAGACGCGGCGGGAAATCCGGCGCTCTCCGGCGACGGCACCTTTACCACCGCAGCCCTTGCTGATACGACGGCCCCTTCGATCCCGACGGCACTAACGGCATCGGCGATCTCCGCCAGTCAAATTGTCCTGAGTTGGACCGCCTCGACCGACAACGTTTCGGTCTCCGGCTATCGGGTTTATCGAAACGGCACCCTGGTCGGAACGACCCCCTGGGTCGGCTACAAAGATACCGGCCTGGCCCCCTCCACCACCTATCATTACAGCATCGCCGCCTATGATGCGGCGGAGAATGCCTCTGCACAGGCCGCCGCCGTCAGCGTCACGACCCCCGCGCCGCCCGACATCACGCCGCCACTCCTTTCCGGAATCGGCGCGAAGGTCACACCGACGGGGCTGGCCCTCCTCTGGACCACCGATGAGCCGGCCACCTCCCAGATCGAATATGGAACCACCACGACCTATGGAATGCTCTCAACGTTCGATCCTGCGTTGGTTCTGTCCCATCAGGTCACTCTCAACGACCTGAAAGGCGCGACGACCTATCACTACCGGATCATCAGCCAGGATACGGCCCGGAACAAGGCAACCTCGGGCGACAATACCTTTACCACCGCCCTGCCGCCCGATGTCACCCCGCCGAGCCTCTCTGACATCACGGCCGGAGAGATCACGTTAAGCAGTGCCGTCGTCCGTTGGACCACCGACGAGCTTGCCGATACGCAGATCGAATACGGCGCGACCCCCGCTTACGGGTTCTCCACACCGATGATGTTCGCCTTGATGAAGAGGCATTCCCAAAATTTAACCGGACTGCTTCCCTCTACGCGTTATCACTATCGGGTGAAGAGCCGCGACGGCGACGGCAATTTGGCGGTCTCGCCCGATGCGACTTTCACCACCGCCTCCCCTCCCGACACGATCGAGCCTTCGATGCCGACCGGTCTCACGGCGGTCGCGGTCTCTCCAACCCAGATCACGGTCGCGTGGAATCCCTCCACCGACAACATCGGCGTGGCCGGTTATCGACTGTATCGCAACGGCCTCCTGGCGGCGACCCTGAACAGCCAGATCTACTCGGATACCCTGCTGGAACCGGATGCGGCCTATCGCTACACCGTGGCGGCGTATGATGCGGCAGGGAACCTCTCCGCCCTGAGCGCCCCGGCCACCACCCACACCCCTCCGCTTCGATAA
- a CDS encoding response regulator transcription factor: MKSVRVLLVDDHRLVCAGMRLLLEGLEGVQVVAEAHDGREAVAKTRSLRPDLVLMDVAMKGLNGLEATAQIKMDFPEVRVVILSMYANEEHVLQGLRAGASGYLLKDSATQELEQAIRTVTNGEIYLSPPVSKQVIGDYVHRISQGPRATGDLTHRQREILQLIAEGHSTKEIAHQLSLSIKTVETHRAQLMKRLGIYDIAGLVRCAIRMGLVSSE, from the coding sequence ATGAAATCGGTCCGGGTATTGTTGGTAGATGATCACCGGCTGGTCTGTGCCGGAATGCGCCTTCTCCTGGAAGGGCTTGAGGGTGTTCAGGTCGTTGCCGAGGCGCATGATGGACGCGAGGCGGTTGCCAAAACCCGCTCTCTTCGTCCCGACCTGGTCTTGATGGATGTTGCGATGAAGGGGTTGAATGGGCTTGAAGCGACCGCCCAGATAAAAATGGATTTTCCGGAGGTTCGCGTTGTTATCCTTTCAATGTATGCCAATGAAGAGCATGTGTTGCAGGGATTGCGGGCCGGCGCTTCCGGATATCTCTTAAAAGATTCCGCAACCCAAGAGCTCGAACAAGCGATCCGGACCGTCACGAACGGCGAAATTTATCTGAGTCCCCCCGTCTCCAAACAGGTCATCGGGGATTATGTCCATCGGATCAGCCAGGGGCCGCGAGCAACCGGTGATCTGACCCACCGGCAGCGCGAAATTTTGCAGCTGATTGCGGAAGGGCACAGCACGAAGGAAATCGCCCATCAGCTGAGCTTGAGCATTAAAACAGTCGAAACACACCGGGCGCAGTTGATGAAGCGGCTCGGTATTTATGACATCGCCGGGTTGGTCCGTTGCGCGATTCGAATGGGCCTGGTCTCGTCCGAGTAA
- a CDS encoding PAS domain S-box protein — protein MNNELQQRVFEQTEALAATNEALRREINERKRVEEKLRESEERFRQMAEGITEVFWMTNPDKSEILYVSPGYERIWGRSCQSVYQEPTTWIDAIHPDDRERVLRSAKSNQVCGCYDEEYRIIRPEGSIRWIRDRAFPVRDPSGQVYRVTGIAEDITGRKRSDAALKESEERLRMAIDASRMYTWDWNVQTGRVVRTGHHAAVYGVDFPASDSDYASFLRIVHPEDRERVAQAGDRIFQSEARYHFEFRIVRPDGDIRWLETEGLPYYDGMGKPIRVVGVTQDITERKRAEEALRTSEERFRSYFEFGLVGMAITSPAKGCIEVNHQLCMILGYERSELLQKRWTELTHPDDLEKDLAQFNRVLTGEIDGYSIDKRFIRKNGWVIHAIISVKCIRRPDQSVDYFLVLVQDITERKQAEARLVYQANLLTHVGDAIIATDDRFIVTAWNLAAEQIYGWSAEEILGRRISEPLQSEFTDAERSEALKTIAEKGYYHTEVVQSHRDGRRIYIQGYTIALRDEAGRITGYVSANRDITERKKAEEALRTAKEFSENLIQTANVMILSLDTEGKINIFNEAAEKITGYSRSELKGKNWFETLVPKARYPHVWDYFNRLIGGEMPKTFENPILTKWGEERYIIWQNNTVSVEGRVVTTISFGNDITERKRMEGALRKSDERFHLIARATNDAIWDWDLATNTLWWNDSFKSLFGYKAEEIEPGIESWSNRIHPEDKERVLSNIRADIDSSEQFWSDEYRFRRADGSYATIFDRGYVVHVENGKPARMIGAMIDITARKEAEDAVARYAKRLRGLSGQLLEAQETERRRIARELHDEIGQSLTAIKIQLRAVQRRRDERPSQLEETIGIVDQALSQVRSLSLDLHPPQLDELGLVATLRWHLDQQARGANLTPQFSADPLTRLHPDLEMACFRVAQEALTNVIRHAEAQQVSIELRQEGGNLHLTIKDDGKGFDVDAARDRALQGVSMGLVGM, from the coding sequence ATGAACAACGAGCTCCAACAACGCGTTTTTGAACAGACCGAAGCCTTGGCCGCCACCAATGAAGCGCTCAGAAGAGAGATCAACGAGCGGAAGCGGGTCGAAGAAAAATTGCGCGAGAGCGAGGAGCGATTCCGCCAGATGGCCGAGGGCATCACCGAGGTCTTCTGGATGACGAATCCCGATAAGAGCGAAATACTCTACGTCAGCCCGGGGTATGAGCGGATCTGGGGCCGCAGCTGTCAGAGCGTCTACCAAGAGCCGACCACCTGGATCGATGCGATTCATCCCGACGATCGAGAGAGGGTCCTCCGATCGGCCAAATCGAATCAGGTCTGCGGCTGTTACGACGAGGAATACCGAATCATCCGGCCGGAGGGGTCGATCCGTTGGATTCGGGATCGCGCCTTTCCCGTCAGAGATCCGTCGGGCCAGGTTTACCGGGTGACCGGGATCGCCGAGGACATCACGGGACGAAAGCGCTCCGACGCCGCCCTGAAGGAGAGTGAAGAGCGGCTTCGGATGGCAATCGACGCCTCCCGCATGTACACCTGGGACTGGAATGTTCAGACCGGCCGAGTGGTCCGAACCGGACACCATGCGGCGGTGTACGGTGTGGATTTCCCTGCCTCAGACAGCGACTATGCTTCTTTCCTTCGGATCGTTCATCCAGAAGACCGAGAAAGAGTCGCGCAGGCGGGAGACCGCATTTTCCAGTCGGAAGCCCGCTATCATTTCGAGTTCCGGATTGTCCGACCGGACGGCGACATTCGATGGCTGGAGACCGAAGGGCTTCCCTATTATGACGGAATGGGTAAACCGATCCGGGTTGTGGGGGTGACCCAAGACATTACCGAGCGCAAGCGCGCGGAGGAGGCGCTTCGGACGAGCGAAGAGCGGTTCAGGAGCTATTTCGAATTCGGGCTGGTCGGTATGGCGATTACATCGCCTGCCAAGGGATGCATCGAGGTCAATCATCAGCTCTGTATGATCTTGGGATATGAGCGGAGCGAGCTGCTGCAAAAGCGCTGGACGGAGCTGACCCATCCCGACGACCTGGAGAAGGATCTCGCCCAATTCAACCGGGTGTTGACGGGGGAGATCGACGGCTATTCGATCGACAAGCGTTTTATCCGGAAGAATGGCTGGGTCATTCACGCCATCATTTCGGTGAAATGCATCCGCCGTCCGGATCAGTCGGTCGATTATTTCCTGGTGCTGGTTCAAGATATCACCGAGCGGAAGCAGGCGGAGGCGCGGCTGGTTTATCAGGCCAACCTCCTGACCCATGTCGGGGATGCCATCATTGCAACGGACGACCGTTTTATCGTCACGGCGTGGAATCTGGCCGCCGAGCAGATCTATGGCTGGAGTGCGGAAGAGATCCTCGGGCGGCGCATTTCGGAGCCACTGCAGTCGGAGTTCACCGACGCCGAGCGATCGGAAGCGCTGAAAACCATCGCCGAGAAAGGATATTATCATACGGAGGTCGTTCAATCACATAGAGACGGCCGGCGGATCTATATCCAGGGATATACGATTGCTCTCCGGGATGAAGCGGGACGAATCACCGGCTATGTCAGCGCAAACCGGGACATCACCGAGCGGAAGAAAGCGGAGGAAGCGCTCCGAACTGCGAAGGAGTTTTCCGAGAACTTGATTCAGACGGCCAACGTGATGATTCTCAGTCTCGACACCGAAGGAAAGATCAATATCTTCAACGAGGCGGCGGAAAAAATAACCGGCTATTCCCGATCGGAGTTGAAGGGAAAGAACTGGTTTGAGACGCTGGTGCCGAAAGCGCGATATCCTCACGTATGGGACTATTTTAACCGGTTGATCGGCGGTGAGATGCCGAAGACCTTTGAGAACCCGATTCTCACAAAGTGGGGTGAAGAGCGATATATTATCTGGCAGAACAATACGGTGAGTGTGGAGGGGAGGGTCGTCACCACCATTTCATTCGGGAATGACATCACCGAGCGAAAACGGATGGAAGGGGCTCTCCGGAAGAGTGATGAGCGCTTTCACCTAATCGCCCGCGCCACCAACGATGCGATCTGGGATTGGGACCTCGCCACAAACACCCTTTGGTGGAATGACAGTTTTAAAAGCTTGTTCGGCTATAAGGCCGAGGAGATCGAGCCGGGGATCGAGTCGTGGAGCAATCGGATTCACCCGGAAGACAAAGAGCGGGTCCTCTCGAACATCCGTGCCGACATCGATAGCAGCGAGCAGTTCTGGTCGGATGAGTACCGATTCCGGCGGGCCGATGGGAGCTATGCAACTATTTTCGACCGCGGTTATGTCGTTCACGTTGAAAACGGAAAGCCGGCGCGCATGATCGGGGCGATGATCGACATCACCGCCCGGAAGGAGGCGGAGGACGCAGTGGCCCGGTATGCCAAGCGGCTGAGGGGCCTCTCGGGTCAGCTGCTGGAAGCGCAAGAAACCGAACGCCGCCGGATCGCGCGGGAGCTGCATGATGAAATCGGGCAATCCCTCACCGCGATTAAGATCCAGCTGCGGGCGGTGCAGCGCCGTCGGGACGAGCGTCCGTCCCAGCTGGAAGAGACCATCGGCATCGTCGATCAGGCCCTCTCGCAGGTGCGAAGCCTCTCCCTCGATCTGCATCCCCCTCAGCTTGACGAGCTCGGCCTGGTCGCGACGTTGCGCTGGCATCTGGATCAGCAGGCGCGGGGGGCAAACCTCACGCCGCAATTCTCCGCCGATCCGCTGACCCGGCTGCATCCCGACCTCGAGATGGCTTGTTTTCGGGTGGCGCAAGAAGCGTTGACCAATGTGATACGGCATGCCGAGGCGCAGCAGGTCTCCATCGAATTGCGCCAGGAGGGGGGGAATCTCCACCTGACGATCAAAGATGACGGCAAAGGGTTTGATGTGGACGCCGCCCGCGACCGCGCCCTGCAGGGGGTGAGCATGGGGCTGGTTGGGATGTAA
- a CDS encoding error-prone DNA polymerase — MRPYVELHAGSAFSFLEGASLPEDLIDRAAELGLAAVALVDTNGLYGAPRFYKAAKAIGMKPLVGAEVILSERVSLPASVKTTRSPFLQPLPRLTLLVASRSGYQNLCRLLTAGALGRKKGEAAVTWEQIAHHAEGLYCLTGGDEGPLVAALSEENPIDTARQTLRRLAALFPERLYVELQRHRRRDQEARNHLLIDLARAAGLPLIATNGVRYAKPDDKELFDLLTCIRRHTPLDEAKGILAVNRERHLKGAAEMNRLFADLPEALTATGELAEKLDFTLDDLGYRFPTYPLPAGETPSSYLRKVTWEGARTRFSAIDPKTGAQIEKELALIEKLDLAGYFLIVWDIVQFCKREKIMVQGRGSAANSAVCYALSITAVDPVKMDLLFERFLSEERGEWPDIDLDLPSGDQRERAIQYLYSKYGKQSAAMTANVITYRPRSAIREAAKAFGCSAEQVEKLAGGLGSLSGEEVRKDPKIVLKQVAACGLDPTTLRVRKMVQLWLRMQNLPRHLGQHSGGMVVAAGRLDQIAPLEPASMPGRVVIQWDKDDCADLKILKIDLLGLGMLAVLEEVVPMIKRHEGIDIDLARLPPDDPKVFAMINAADTIGVFQLESRAQMASLPRHAPTRFYDIVVQVAIIRPGPIVGGMVRPFFDRRQQKAPVVYPHPSLEPILKRTLGVPLFQEQVLRMAMVAAGFSGGEAEELRRAIGFKRSAERMETIERRLREGMIAKGIDAAGSDEIARMITSFALYGFPESHAASFALIAYASAYLKAHHPAAFYASLLNAWPMGFYHPATLVKDAQRHQVAIHPIDVTRSGWGCRWEGMRAQQGMRLGLRFIKGLRESDGKRIEQEQAKAPFQNVTDLARRCALQDDALDRLAHVGALAPFGLTRRAALWQAAEVAWPLGPLLDAIPQKDDSPLPEMSAYEETMADYQSAQMTAGPHLIAYARERLRAQGVHSAAELAGLLEGERVRTAGSVIVRQRPGTAKGFVFLTLEDESGMSQAILRPALFQRYRAVILSSPALIVEGILQKTDGTLSVRAGRVWPLKMEGEIPSHDFH; from the coding sequence TTGCGCCCTTACGTTGAACTGCATGCTGGATCGGCATTTTCTTTTTTGGAAGGGGCTTCGCTTCCGGAGGATCTGATCGACCGCGCGGCCGAGCTCGGTCTCGCCGCCGTGGCGTTGGTCGATACCAATGGCCTCTATGGCGCGCCGCGTTTTTATAAGGCGGCCAAGGCAATCGGCATGAAGCCGTTGGTCGGCGCCGAAGTCATTCTCTCCGAGCGCGTTTCACTGCCGGCGTCTGTCAAAACAACCCGCTCCCCTTTTTTACAGCCGCTCCCCCGCCTCACCTTGCTGGTCGCCTCCCGGAGCGGCTATCAGAACCTCTGTAGGCTGCTGACCGCAGGGGCCCTCGGCCGGAAAAAAGGAGAGGCCGCCGTTACCTGGGAGCAGATCGCCCATCATGCCGAAGGACTCTATTGTCTGACCGGCGGGGACGAAGGGCCGCTGGTCGCGGCACTCTCGGAAGAAAATCCGATCGACACCGCCCGGCAGACGCTCCGTCGGTTGGCGGCGCTTTTTCCGGAACGGCTCTATGTCGAGCTGCAGCGGCATCGGCGGCGCGATCAGGAGGCGCGCAATCACCTCTTGATCGATCTCGCCCGCGCGGCCGGCCTCCCGCTCATTGCAACCAACGGGGTCCGCTATGCAAAACCGGACGACAAAGAGCTCTTCGATCTTTTGACCTGCATCCGGCGGCACACCCCGTTGGACGAAGCGAAAGGGATCTTGGCGGTCAACCGGGAGCGTCACCTGAAAGGGGCCGCCGAGATGAACCGGCTCTTTGCCGATCTGCCGGAGGCGCTGACGGCGACGGGAGAGCTGGCCGAAAAACTCGATTTCACCCTCGACGATCTGGGCTATCGCTTCCCGACCTATCCCCTTCCGGCGGGAGAGACGCCGAGCTCCTATCTTCGGAAGGTCACCTGGGAGGGAGCGCGCACGCGCTTCTCCGCGATCGACCCCAAAACCGGCGCCCAAATTGAAAAGGAATTGGCGCTGATCGAGAAGCTCGACCTCGCCGGCTATTTTCTGATCGTCTGGGACATCGTCCAATTCTGCAAACGAGAAAAGATCATGGTCCAGGGACGGGGCTCCGCCGCCAACAGCGCGGTCTGTTACGCGCTCTCGATCACGGCGGTCGACCCGGTCAAGATGGATCTTCTCTTCGAGCGATTCCTCTCCGAGGAGCGGGGGGAGTGGCCCGACATCGACCTCGATCTTCCGTCGGGAGATCAGCGTGAGCGGGCGATCCAATACCTCTACTCCAAATATGGAAAACAGAGCGCGGCGATGACGGCAAACGTCATTACCTACCGTCCCCGCTCGGCAATCCGGGAGGCGGCGAAGGCCTTCGGCTGCTCGGCGGAACAGGTCGAAAAACTGGCGGGGGGCCTCGGGAGCCTCTCGGGGGAGGAGGTCCGGAAAGATCCGAAGATCGTTCTAAAACAGGTCGCCGCCTGCGGACTCGACCCGACCACCCTTCGCGTTCGAAAGATGGTGCAGCTCTGGCTTCGGATGCAGAACCTGCCGCGGCATCTCGGGCAACATTCCGGCGGGATGGTCGTGGCGGCGGGACGCCTCGATCAGATCGCGCCGCTGGAGCCGGCCTCGATGCCGGGCCGGGTGGTGATCCAGTGGGACAAGGACGATTGCGCCGACCTGAAGATTCTCAAGATCGATCTCTTGGGATTGGGAATGCTCGCGGTGCTGGAAGAGGTGGTGCCGATGATCAAACGGCATGAAGGGATCGACATTGATTTGGCCCGCCTGCCGCCGGATGATCCCAAGGTCTTCGCCATGATCAACGCGGCCGATACGATCGGCGTCTTTCAGCTCGAGAGCCGCGCCCAGATGGCGTCGCTGCCGCGCCACGCGCCGACCCGCTTCTACGATATCGTCGTTCAGGTCGCGATCATCCGCCCCGGCCCGATCGTCGGCGGGATGGTCCGTCCCTTTTTCGACCGCCGGCAACAAAAAGCCCCGGTTGTCTATCCCCATCCATCGCTGGAGCCGATTCTAAAACGGACGCTGGGGGTGCCGCTCTTTCAGGAGCAGGTGTTGCGGATGGCGATGGTGGCGGCCGGCTTCTCCGGCGGAGAGGCGGAGGAGCTGCGGCGGGCGATCGGATTCAAGCGGTCGGCCGAGCGGATGGAGACGATCGAGCGGCGGCTGCGCGAGGGAATGATCGCGAAGGGGATCGACGCGGCCGGCTCTGATGAGATCGCCCGGATGATCACGTCCTTCGCCCTCTACGGCTTTCCGGAGTCGCATGCGGCGAGCTTTGCGCTGATTGCCTATGCGAGCGCCTACCTTAAAGCGCATCACCCCGCCGCCTTCTACGCGTCGTTGCTCAATGCCTGGCCGATGGGCTTTTATCATCCGGCCACCCTGGTGAAAGATGCCCAGCGGCACCAGGTGGCGATCCATCCGATCGATGTGACCCGCTCCGGCTGGGGCTGCCGGTGGGAGGGGATGCGCGCGCAGCAAGGGATGCGGCTCGGCCTCCGTTTTATAAAGGGCTTGCGGGAGTCGGACGGAAAGCGGATTGAACAGGAGCAGGCGAAGGCCCCTTTTCAAAACGTGACCGATCTCGCCCGCCGGTGCGCTTTGCAGGACGATGCGCTCGACCGGTTGGCGCATGTCGGGGCGCTCGCCCCCTTCGGCCTGACGCGGCGGGCCGCCCTTTGGCAGGCGGCCGAGGTTGCCTGGCCGTTGGGGCCGCTGCTCGATGCGATCCCGCAGAAGGATGATTCCCCCCTTCCGGAAATGTCGGCCTATGAGGAGACGATGGCCGATTATCAGAGCGCCCAGATGACGGCCGGACCCCATCTGATCGCCTACGCCAGAGAGAGGCTTCGCGCCCAGGGGGTTCATTCGGCGGCGGAGCTCGCCGGTCTTTTGGAAGGGGAGCGGGTTCGGACGGCCGGTTCCGTGATCGTCCGGCAGCGGCCTGGAACGGCAAAGGGATTTGTCTTTTTGACGCTGGAGGACGAAAGCGGCATGTCGCAGGCGATTCTCCGGCCCGCTCTTTTTCAAAGATATCGCGCCGTGATTCTCTCCTCCCCCGCGCTGATCGTAGAAGGAATCCTGCAGAAAACGGACGGAACCCTCTCCGTCCGCGCCGGCCGGGTCTGGCCGCTGAAGATGGAAGGAGAAATCCCCAGCCATGACTTTCATTGA